A portion of the Fulvia fulva chromosome 1, complete sequence genome contains these proteins:
- a CDS encoding Eukaryotic translation initiation factor 4E-1 encodes MAEVASAPNPKDQQVPLDSIPISPDGGMTDATNGATNGEKPSSDDKIVTVFDDPANFNVKHQLQHTWTLWFTKPPSGKQDWNELLKEVISFNSVEEFWGIYNNITPASELAQKSDYHLFKQGVRPEWEDPQNKHGGRWAYTFKGTKANDEVWLNIMLAAIGEMLEDESDNEVMGVVVNIRKAFWRVGLWSRTAGQPPKGRKDEGGDPAESRKRLERIGKRFKDVLNLPATESIEFSGHADSAHAGSSRAKAKFTV; translated from the exons ATGGCAGAGGTCGCATCAGCACCCAACCCAAAGGACCAGCAAGTGCCGCTTGACTCGATCCCCATCTCCCCAGACGGCGGCATGACCGACGCAACCAACGGCGCCACCAACGGCGAGAAGCCATCGAGCGACGACAAGATCGTGACTGTTTTCGACGACCCGGCCAACTTCAACGTTAAGCACCAGCTGCAGCACACCTGGACCCTCTGGTTCACCAAGCCACCGAGCGGCAAGCAAGACTGGAACGAGCTGCTCAAGGAGGTCATCAGCTTCAACAGCGTCGAGGAGTTCTGGGGTATCTAC AACAACATCACACCTGCCTCCGAGCTCGCGCAAAAGTCCGACTACCATCTCTTCAAGCAAGGCGTCCGGCCAGAGTGGGAAGACCCACAGAACAAGCACGGTGGTCGCTGGGCATACACATTCAAGGGCACCAAGGCCAATGACGAGGTCTGGCTCAACATCATGCTTGCCGCCATCGGTGAGATGCTGGAGGACGAGAGCGATAACGAAGTCATGGGAGTCGTTGTCAACATCCGCAAAGCTTTCTGGCGTGTCGGTCTCTGGTCCAGAACTGCAGGCCAGCCACCAAAGGGTCGCAAGGACGAGGGAGGAGACCCAGCCGAGAGCCGCAAGCGTCTAGAGCGCATCGGCAAGCGCTTCAAGGACGTCCTGAACCTGCCAGCAACAGAGTCAATCGAGTTCAGCGGTCACGCAGACTCGGCGCACGCGGGAAGCAGCCGCGCCAAGGCCAAGTTCACGGTCTAG
- a CDS encoding Putative mannose 6-phosphate receptor-like protein, translated as MNLLYYSLAVYLSLTSPVLAAASKDSKDGEKPCTITSPTSGSFFDLSSLQLLDPKVSKTKHPREHSWNATGYDLGYNFTVNVCGPVIENVEDVVGVEKNLWQNVSAYYKHDGKTYSLGQQNSELVMRGRKLVLNYTDGSPCESVSKRSAPLLNNLETREIVGGGDKKKSKDKDDDEGNDSDSKKKPSSNGKKKKSTIISMLCDRDPLAPTFALSFVGSLDECTYFFEGRSMAVCATANTSSGGSLNPSGVFGVIMVIAIAVYFVGGCVYNRAVLNQRGWQQIPNYSLWAGIFGFFRDLVMILTSSCARFLPLRRGYSRVNGGIGGYDRRGRERGDSDAENRLIDELNEEWDD; from the exons ATGAACCTGCTATACTACTCGCTAGCCGTCTACCTGTCGCTGACGTCGCCTGTCTTAGCAGCAGCATCCAAAGATTCCAAAGACGGCGAGAAACCCTGCACCATAACGTCGCCGACTAGTGGTAGCTTCTTCGACCTGAGCTCGCTGCAATTGCTTGATCCGAAAGTTAGCAAGACGAAACACCCGCGCGAACATAGTTGGAATGCAACGGGGTATGATTTAGGTTACAACTTTACGGTCAATGTGTGCGGGCCGGTCATTGAGAATGTAGAGGATGTGGTGGGTGTTGAGAAGAATCTGTGGCAGAATGTGTCGGCGTACTACAAGCATGATGGGAAGACGTATTCGTTGGG CCAGCAGAACTCCGAGCTGGTGATGCGAGGCCGGAAGCTTGTGCTCAACTACACCGACGGCTCTCCATGTGAATCGGTGTCGAAACGCAGCGCGCCCTTGCTGAATAACCTGGAGACTCGAGAAATCGTTGGAGGTGGAGACAAGAAGAAGAGCAAGGATAAGGATGACGACGAGGGCAACGACAGCGACTCGAAGAAGAAGCCATCGTCCAACGGAAAGAAGAAGAAGAGCACCATCATCAGCATGCTCTGCGACAGAGACCCCCTCGCCCCAACATTCGCACTTAGTTTCGTCGGCAGTCTGGACGAGTGCACCTACTTCTTCGAAGGACGATCCATGGCCGTCTGCGCCACCGCGAACACAAGCAGCGGCGGCTCACTAAACCCCTCCGGAGTGTTTGGTGTGATCATGGTAATCGCCATCGCAGTCTACTTTGTCGGAGGATGCGTGTACAACCGGGCAGTCTTGAACCAGAGAGGGTGGCAACAGATACCGAATTATTCACTGTGGGCCGGGATTTTTGGCTTCTTCAGG GATTTGGTCATGATTCTGACTTCATCGTGTGCGCGGTTCTTGCCGTTGAGGCGGGGGTATAGTCGAGTTAATGGCGGGATAGGAGGGTATGATAGGAGGGGCCGGGAACGGGGAGATAGTGATGCTGAGAATCGGCTTATTGATGAGTTGAATGAGGAGTGGGATGATTGA